The window GCAATAGAAGCAAAAGGTCTACTTGGTGAGATTCAAGTATATGGTATTGATGCTATACCAGAAGCCCTTAATGCTCTTGAAGAAGATAAGATGAATGGAACTGTTTTTCAAGATGCCAAAGGACAAGGAGCCAAATCTGTGGAAGTAGCTCTCAGTGTAGCCATGGGAGAAACAGTGGATAAGAATGTATATATTCCTTACTTACCCGTACTAAAAAAAGACGTACCCAATTACAAGTAAGAGATGGGTATTGTTTAAAAGGAATAAGATAAATCATGCAGGTTCATATAAGGGGGATGTTCTATTTAGCCCCTTATATGTTACATGCTTTCATGACCAATAGCATAATATGAAAGCATTTCCCTTCACATATGAAGCAATTCATGGTATAAAGGAACTAAGTACGAGCAGACGATGCTCTTTTTTGGCTTATAGAAAGGTTCTGTTAAGTTGAAAATAATGACAAGGTGATGGTGAGGCCGTATGGCAAAGCATAAGATTCGTAATCAACTCCTGATGACTTTAATTTTTTTAACGCTTATACCAGTCATGATTATAAGCATCTATATTATTAATGTTTACTCCGATAGTATCATTGAAGTGGAAGAACAATCTTTAGCAAGAAGTCAAGCTCAGATTCAAGATAATATGGCTGCTTCCATAAAAAAAGGTATGTATATGATTGGGTTTTTACGTAAAGATAAGCAAATACATGATTTTCTACATGGTGATGTTCTGGAAGAAGCTAACATGCCATTATTATTAAATGGTTATCGTCATCAAGTGGATTATGTTTTATCCATCAACCTATGGCAAGGTAACGTTATATATGGTTCCAGCGATGATAGCAGTTACTTGGATCATGCATTTCTATCGTCACCCATCTATCAGGAAGTACTTCGCAACAATGGTCTTACAATGCTTTCAAATTATATGCCTGGTCACAGTCCAATTATATCCGATAAATCGGAATTTATTGATACGATACACTTCATGAGTCGTGTCCATGTTGGTGAGGAAGAATCAGGGATCATTGATGTCATGATGAGTTCCATCCTTTTTGAAGAAGCTGTTCGGAATGTGGATTTGGGTGGAGGTGGTTATTTCTATGTCATGAATGAACAGCATCAAGTTGTCTACACACCTGTTGCAAGCAATGCCTTAAGTAAGGTTAATCAGACAGGCTATTTAACCAATAGTACGCCTATTAAAGGAACAAGCTGGACCCTCCATGTGGTAAAACCTATTAATCAAGTGTTATCAAAAATCAACCTTCTACGCAACAACCTCATCAAACTATTCCTTGTGACCATCATTGTTCTGGTAGCTATTATAGCCATCTTCTCCAATTTGATTGTTCGACCAATTAAGACCTTACAAAAGTTAATGAAAAAGGTGGAAAATGGTAATCTAGATGTACAATATGAAGAGACTGTTAATAACGAAGTACATGAACTTGGTACGGGATTTAATAAAATGATTCGTGAAATCAAGAAATTAATCAGCCAAGTGAAAAAAGAGCAACAAGCTAAAAAAATTGCTGAAATAGGTATGTTACAATCCAATATTAAACCACATTTTCTCTATAACACCTTGGAAACCATTCGGTGGATGACAAAAAAATATGAAGCAGATGATATTGCAGAAACAGTCAATGCTTTAGCCACATTCTTTCGGGTAGGGCTATCCAAAGGTAAAGAAATGATTCCATTAGAAGATGAATTAACCCATGTGGCTTCTTACCTTAAAATACAAAAAATACGGTACAAAGATATATTGGATTATCAAATAAGGGTGGACGATTCATTAAAAAGCTATAAAGTACTAAAGCTTATTTTACAGCCTTTTGTGGAGAACGCCTTGTATCACGGCATCAAAGAATCAGGAGAGAAAGGTACGATTGTTATAAGTGGGTATCTGGAAGGGGAATACCTCTATTTAACCATAGAAGATGATGGACAAGGTATGAAGGAGGAACGTTTAGCCAAGGTTGTGAAAGATTTTTCTCACTATACGGACAAAACGTATGTTGGTTATGGCATGAAGAATGTGCATCAAAGAATACAACTGGTGCATGGTGTGGATTATGGTGTACAGATTAAGAGTGAATGGGGTCGTGGAACAAAAGTAACCGTCCGCGTTCCAAAAAGTTACTAAGGGAGGTGCCCCATGATAAAAATTGCTATTGCAGATGATGAGCAGATGATGCGAGAAGGCATAAGAGAGGCATTTGATTGGGAAAAACATGGTCTAGAATGTGTAGGAACCTGTAAGAATGGTCAAGAAGCATACACGTTAGCGTTACATCAAGAAATAGACATCTTTTTGCTTGATATTTGTATGCCAAAAATAAGTGGACTTGAACTGATTAAGAAGTTAAACAGCATCAACAAAGATATGCTGTATATTATTATATCAGGCTATAGTGAATTTGAATATGCACATCAAGCCATTCAATTAGGTGTCTATGATTACGTGGTGAAGCCCATTGATGAGACCAAGCTGTTATCCATTATTCTCGGTGCAAAAGAGCGATTACTATCGGGTCAAAAAGAAAAAGAAAGAATTAACTTCCTGAACATGCAAATGCAGAATCATCTGTCTGAACTACAGCATAAATTTGTCCATAAATTAGTGACAAGAGGTTTTGACCATACAGATACTATACGTAGTGAATGCCGCCAAGTAGAGCTTGACTTTGGAGAAAATCCAGGCTTGTTACTCATTAAGCATGTTAAGCATCTCTCACCTGCTATGAAATGGTCTGAGCAATTATTGTACTTTGCATATAAGAATCTCATAACGGAATTACTTGAAAATCTTGGTCCAATAACCATTGTCTCAAAAGACTTTGAGGATCAATTGTTTGTTTTAACGGCCATCGAGGACCAACATGTTTGGCAAGATATCGACCTATCCATTGAAGAAGCAGTCTTTAAATATTTGGGGCAAAAAGTACGTGTCGTTAAACACCTGGTGAAAACCGACTTATCCAATTGTTATGAGCTATACAAGAAGCTTGACACAAAAGTAAATGCAGACTTATCTGAGAATATACGCTATGTTATACATCGACTTGAAAGTGATTATGCCAATAATACCATGGACTTGAATCAAATAGCTGATGAATTGGCCGTATCACCTAGCCATTTAAGCCGGTTAATCAAAAAAGAACTGGGAATTAGTTTTAAGGAATACCTGATCCAATTGCGGATGGAGAGGGCTATAGCATTGATTAAGGAAAGTGACATGCGGATTAATGAGATCGCTGAACGTGTAGGGTATACCAATCAACATTATTTTGCACATGCCTTTAAGAAAGCAACAGGTTATTCTCCCAGTGTCTATAGACAGCATCATGAGGCAACATAAAAGAGAAGAAGGATTATATAAAGAAAACCAGATAAAGCAGTTGTTGAATAGCAAGGATATTGCAGAGGCAGTATCCTTTTTTTGCTGTTATCAATCAATAATCATGCATAGCTGGATTTAGGAAAAGAGTAGCTTTATGTTTTACAAGATTTATATATGATTTTTACATCCTAATTAACTAAAGTTAACATAACTGTACTAGAATGGTTGTGAAGGATAAACTACAAAAAAACAAAAATATAGTTTGGCATCTATAGGAAGGGAAAATAGCATGAAATTTGTATGGTTTGATTTAGGATATACCCTGATATATTTAGAACGAGAAGAACCCTATAAGCGATTATTGAATCGCCTCGGTATACATAAGAACAAAAATGAAATTGAACAAGCCTTTCATCTGACAGACAAGTATTTTATGAGAGAAAAGTTAGGTTTTTTCAATGGAAGTGCTCATGGGTACATGGATGAATACTTATTGAAGTTGAATCACTTTTTAGATACACAACAACCCATCAGTTATAAAGATATGGTACACGTTTATCAAGAAGAAAAAGTAGCGCCTGTTTGGCAGCGATACGATTTTACATTGGATGTATTGAACACGCTAAAAGATCATCACATCGGTATAGGCCTTTTATCCAATTGGGATACATCAGCTAGGCGTATTCTAGAAGAATTGAAGCTGCTAGAGCTTTTTGATGAGGTGATTATATCCAGCGAGGTCAATATAACCAAGCCAAACAAAGAGATTTTTGCTATGGCCCTTGAGAAGACAGGGCTTCATCAATCAGAATGTATCTATGTAGGGGACAATTATTATGATGACATCGTAGGCTGCCAGCGAGTAGGGATAGAAGGAAAATTAATTAATCGATTTGGACGTACAGGTATTGAAGAGTTAAGCTGTGAAGCTTACGCCAACATTGGTGAGGTGGTGAAAGCATACCTATGATTATGGATAAAATTACGGAAAATTTTGCTTCATTAAGCCCGGCACAAAAAAAGGTGGCTCATTTTATTGAATATCATATTAACGACGTTGCCTTTTTGTCTGCAAAAGAGATTGCTTCAAGATGTGGTTCCAGTGAACCCACCTTACATCGCTTATCTAAAAGTTTAGGCTATGATAAATATGTGTCTATGTGTAAAGATATGCGGGACTATGTCTATGAAAAAAGAATCATTAATCGTTTCAATCAATTTGTGGAGCATAAGGAAGAAGAGCCTTCTTGGTACGAAAAGCATTTTATGAAAGAAATAAACAGTATACATGAGACCATGGCACTTAACAAAGAAGAGCAATTCGTAAGTGCTACAACCATGATTCTATCTGCAAAAAGAATTTACTTAGCTGGCTGGCGAGCAGGTCTTACCATTACAAGTCCATTTACATATATTTTAAATTATTTATTGGGTAATGCAACCTTAATTCCTCAAGGGGAGTTAGCAGAATATGGTGCTTACATGACAGAGAAAGACATTTTAATATGCCTGGGATTTCCAAGATATTGTAAGAACTCTATACGTATCTGTGAAATAGCTAAGCAAAAAAATGTGAAGATCATTAGTATGACGGATTCTGAATTATCACCTTTTTATGAATTAGCCGATGAGGCATTCCTTGCCATAAGTCGATCCGATGGGTTTCTGGATTCTTATGTGGCACCATTAGCCATCATGAATTTATTAATTAAACAAATCGCCTACCAATCAACAGACGATATCAAAGACAATATGAATGGCATTGAAGCTATTTTTGAACTATTTGATCTTAAATTTAATTGGAAATAGAGGTGGAACCATGACGTTTACAGTAATTGGTAGCAGAAGTGCCTACCCTCTAGCTGGAGAAGCAACTTCCTGTTATCTCATTCAAGAAGAAGGTGTGAATATCGTTGTTGATTTAGGAGCAGGAAGCCTATCTAAGCTGCAAGAGTATATTGATATAGAGGAGCTGGATGCATTAATTATCACCCATTATCATCCCGATCATTTTTCGGATGTTTATTGCTTGCAACATGCTGTGCTGATAAAAAGCCAACTTGGTATCATGGATAAGAAACTCACCATCTATGGACCTGATGACCCTATTTATTATCCTCAATTAACCTATAAGGATTATATACAGAGTAAAAAGCTTGACGGGAGTTCCATCATTCACATCAAAGACATCACCATTGCATTTATGGAAACACAACATAGTATCTATGGCCTTGCAGTAAAGCTTATTAAAGGTAAGGAAACAATTGTGTATACATCGGATTCCGAAGTGACACAAAGCCTAATTGACTTTAGCCATGGATGTGATCTCTTAGTTTGTGAATGCAGTTTATACAAGCCAAAGAAGGGTATCACAGGTCATATGGCTATTGTAGATGTAAAAAAATTAATCCTTGAATCTAACCCTAAGCGTGTATTAATCACCCACCTGCCCCCTTATGGGGATAATCAAGACATATTAGATGGTATGCTTGACTTAGGTCATCCAGCCATTGATTTAGCTCATCCAGATGTGGTGGTATCCACTCAAATGGTCATGCGTCGATAATGAGAATTATTGACTTTATATAGATTAAGAACCTAATAACCTAACATTATAACAGAAAAGTGGAGGACATTATGAAAAATAAAATCATGATTATTATATTAACATGTGTTATGGCGATTGCATTCACAGGCTGCGGTTCAAACAAGGCTGTTGATGATGACACATCAACAGTCAATCAAGGGGAAGACAATCAAACAGAACAAGAGCAAACAGATCAAGGTCAGAAAGATGATGAAAAAGAACCAGAGGAAGTTGTGGTTCAAGATGATATTGTTGTAGCGGTACCTCAAGACCCTGATTACTTAGACCCACATTTGGCAGCGGCTTCTGGAACTTATGAAATGATGTTTAATGTGTTTGAAGGCTTATTAAAACCAGACCATACAGGCAAATTATTACCTGCTGTTGCAGGGGACTATACCATTTCTGAAGATGGTTTAAAGTACACGTTTGTATTAAGAGATGGCATTACATTCCATAATGGTGACTTGGTAACCATTGAAGATGTTGAATACTCCTATAAAAGAATAAAAGGTGATATAAGAGACGATATCGTATCCACAGCCTTTGAAAATGTTGACATGGCAGTTATAGATGATAAGACCATTGAATTTACCTTAACGGAGCCCAATTCAGGTTTTATTGTTAATCTAACCAAAGCGGTTATTCCAGCAGGACTTGACGAAGAACAACACAATAAACAACCCATTGGTACAGGTCCTTATGCATTTACCGAGTATGTACCATCACAAAAGGTAGCCCTTAAAAGATTTGATGGTTACTGGGGTAAACCTGTAGCGATTAAAGATGTTGAATTTAGAATATTTGCAGATAACAACACAGCATTGATGAGTTTACTTGCTGGAGAAGTAGATATGTATCCTAGAGTAGGTACAGAAAATATCGATATGCTAACGGATGAATTTTATTACATTGAAGGTATGCAGAATATGGTGCAGCTCATGTCCTTTAACAATGCTGTTAAACCATTAGATAACGTTAAAGTGAGACAAGCCATTAATTATGCAGTGGACGTGGACATGATCATTGATGGTGTTTCAGATGGTAAAGGTACAAAATTAGGCTCTAACATGTCACCAGCTATGGCCTTTTATCATGAAACAGGTCTAGAAGATAAATACAATGTGGACATTGAAAAAGCGAAGCAATTGTTAAAAGAAGCAGGTTATGACAATGGCTTTGAGACAAGTATAACGGTACCATCCAATTATGAATTCCATGTAAAAACAGCAGAAGTGATAGCAGAACAATTAAAAGCTGTAGGTATTCAAGCAAGTATCAAGTCTGTTGAGTGGAGTGTTTGGCTTGAAGATGTATACAAAGGTCGCGATTATGAGATGACCATTATTGGCTTAACGGGTAAACTTGACCCCCATAACATTCTTGTCCGTTATGAATCGGAGTATGGTCGAAATTACATGAACTATTCCAATGAAGCTTATGATAAGTTGATTGCAGATGCCATTAAAGAAACAAGTGAAGAAAAACGAGCTGCATTATATA is drawn from Vallitalea pronyensis and contains these coding sequences:
- a CDS encoding sensor histidine kinase, with the protein product MAKHKIRNQLLMTLIFLTLIPVMIISIYIINVYSDSIIEVEEQSLARSQAQIQDNMAASIKKGMYMIGFLRKDKQIHDFLHGDVLEEANMPLLLNGYRHQVDYVLSINLWQGNVIYGSSDDSSYLDHAFLSSPIYQEVLRNNGLTMLSNYMPGHSPIISDKSEFIDTIHFMSRVHVGEEESGIIDVMMSSILFEEAVRNVDLGGGGYFYVMNEQHQVVYTPVASNALSKVNQTGYLTNSTPIKGTSWTLHVVKPINQVLSKINLLRNNLIKLFLVTIIVLVAIIAIFSNLIVRPIKTLQKLMKKVENGNLDVQYEETVNNEVHELGTGFNKMIREIKKLISQVKKEQQAKKIAEIGMLQSNIKPHFLYNTLETIRWMTKKYEADDIAETVNALATFFRVGLSKGKEMIPLEDELTHVASYLKIQKIRYKDILDYQIRVDDSLKSYKVLKLILQPFVENALYHGIKESGEKGTIVISGYLEGEYLYLTIEDDGQGMKEERLAKVVKDFSHYTDKTYVGYGMKNVHQRIQLVHGVDYGVQIKSEWGRGTKVTVRVPKSY
- a CDS encoding response regulator transcription factor produces the protein MIKIAIADDEQMMREGIREAFDWEKHGLECVGTCKNGQEAYTLALHQEIDIFLLDICMPKISGLELIKKLNSINKDMLYIIISGYSEFEYAHQAIQLGVYDYVVKPIDETKLLSIILGAKERLLSGQKEKERINFLNMQMQNHLSELQHKFVHKLVTRGFDHTDTIRSECRQVELDFGENPGLLLIKHVKHLSPAMKWSEQLLYFAYKNLITELLENLGPITIVSKDFEDQLFVLTAIEDQHVWQDIDLSIEEAVFKYLGQKVRVVKHLVKTDLSNCYELYKKLDTKVNADLSENIRYVIHRLESDYANNTMDLNQIADELAVSPSHLSRLIKKELGISFKEYLIQLRMERAIALIKESDMRINEIAERVGYTNQHYFAHAFKKATGYSPSVYRQHHEAT
- a CDS encoding HAD family hydrolase; this translates as MKFVWFDLGYTLIYLEREEPYKRLLNRLGIHKNKNEIEQAFHLTDKYFMREKLGFFNGSAHGYMDEYLLKLNHFLDTQQPISYKDMVHVYQEEKVAPVWQRYDFTLDVLNTLKDHHIGIGLLSNWDTSARRILEELKLLELFDEVIISSEVNITKPNKEIFAMALEKTGLHQSECIYVGDNYYDDIVGCQRVGIEGKLINRFGRTGIEELSCEAYANIGEVVKAYL
- a CDS encoding MurR/RpiR family transcriptional regulator, whose amino-acid sequence is MDKITENFASLSPAQKKVAHFIEYHINDVAFLSAKEIASRCGSSEPTLHRLSKSLGYDKYVSMCKDMRDYVYEKRIINRFNQFVEHKEEEPSWYEKHFMKEINSIHETMALNKEEQFVSATTMILSAKRIYLAGWRAGLTITSPFTYILNYLLGNATLIPQGELAEYGAYMTEKDILICLGFPRYCKNSIRICEIAKQKNVKIISMTDSELSPFYELADEAFLAISRSDGFLDSYVAPLAIMNLLIKQIAYQSTDDIKDNMNGIEAIFELFDLKFNWK
- a CDS encoding MBL fold metallo-hydrolase — its product is MTFTVIGSRSAYPLAGEATSCYLIQEEGVNIVVDLGAGSLSKLQEYIDIEELDALIITHYHPDHFSDVYCLQHAVLIKSQLGIMDKKLTIYGPDDPIYYPQLTYKDYIQSKKLDGSSIIHIKDITIAFMETQHSIYGLAVKLIKGKETIVYTSDSEVTQSLIDFSHGCDLLVCECSLYKPKKGITGHMAIVDVKKLILESNPKRVLITHLPPYGDNQDILDGMLDLGHPAIDLAHPDVVVSTQMVMRR
- a CDS encoding ABC transporter substrate-binding protein; translation: MKNKIMIIILTCVMAIAFTGCGSNKAVDDDTSTVNQGEDNQTEQEQTDQGQKDDEKEPEEVVVQDDIVVAVPQDPDYLDPHLAAASGTYEMMFNVFEGLLKPDHTGKLLPAVAGDYTISEDGLKYTFVLRDGITFHNGDLVTIEDVEYSYKRIKGDIRDDIVSTAFENVDMAVIDDKTIEFTLTEPNSGFIVNLTKAVIPAGLDEEQHNKQPIGTGPYAFTEYVPSQKVALKRFDGYWGKPVAIKDVEFRIFADNNTALMSLLAGEVDMYPRVGTENIDMLTDEFYYIEGMQNMVQLMSFNNAVKPLDNVKVRQAINYAVDVDMIIDGVSDGKGTKLGSNMSPAMAFYHETGLEDKYNVDIEKAKQLLKEAGYDNGFETSITVPSNYEFHVKTAEVIAEQLKAVGIQASIKSVEWSVWLEDVYKGRDYEMTIIGLTGKLDPHNILVRYESEYGRNYMNYSNEAYDKLIADAIKETSEEKRAALYKQAQVILADEVPAVYIMDPNFIVALKSNLKGYALYPLYVQDLSSMYFE